One window from the genome of Alnus glutinosa chromosome 13, dhAlnGlut1.1, whole genome shotgun sequence encodes:
- the LOC133853984 gene encoding ankyrin repeat-containing protein BDA1-like: MDHNLRDASEQGDIDALYKLIAMDARVLDKIDEIPFVETPLHIAAAAGQTQFAMEMMMLKPSFARKLNPNGFTPLLVAMHNNQTLLVRELLAVHKDLVCEQGRGGVNPLHYAAQTGNLFLLGTFLAVCPNSIEEVTSQSETALHIALKNDKLDAFQLLVGWLRRAVFKNAAFWEKRILNWLDLNGNSVLHIAASKNEPQASS; this comes from the coding sequence ATGGATCACAATCTGAGGGATGCTTCTGAACAAGGAGACATTGACGCCTTATACAAGTTGATTGCAATGGACGCAAGAGTTTTGGACAAGATCGATGAGATTCCATTTGTTGAGACCCCTTTACACATAGCAGCAGCTGCAGGACAGACCCAATTTGCCATGGAGATGATGATGTTAAAGCCATCATTTGCTAGGAAGCTCAACCCAAATGGTTTCACCCCATTGCTCGTTGCAATGCATAATAACCAAACCCTGTTGGTGCGCGAGCTACTTGCTGTTCATAAGGACCTTGTCTGTGAACAAGGAAGGGGTGGCGTGAATCCTTTACATTATGCAGCTCAAACAGGAAACCTCTTTCTGTTGGGCACATTTTTAGCAGTCTGCCCCAATTCTATTGAAGAAGTGACCAGTCAAAGCGAGACTGCTCTACATATTGCACTGAAAAATGACAAGTTAGATGCTTTTCAGCTCCTGGTTGGATGGCTTCGGCGGGCCGTGTTTAAAAACGCGGCATTCTGGGAGAAGAGGATACTGAATTGGCTGGATTTGAACGGTAACAGTGTGTTGCACATTGCAGCATCCAAAAATGAACCCCAGGCAAGTTCTTAA